The Plantactinospora sp. KBS50 sequence GATCGTGGATGTCCGGATGCCGCCGTCGCACACCGACGAGGGGCTGCGGGCGGCCGTCGAGGCCCGCCGGCTGGTTCCGCGTACGCCGGTCCTGGTCCTTTCCCAGTACGTCGAGGTCTCCTACGCCGACGACCTGCTGGCCACGGTCCGGCCGACCGGCGGCGGCCCGGCGGGCGGCGTCGGCTACCTGCTCAAGGACCGGGTGGCGGCGATCGACGAGTTCCTGGACGCCCTGCACCGGGTGGCCGCGGGTGGCACGGTGCTCGATCCGGAGGTGGTGGGCCAGTTGCTGGTCCGGCGCCGCCGCGACGACCCGCTGCGCGAGCTGACCCCACGGGAGCGGGAGGTGCTGTCCCTGATGGCCGAGGGGCGGTCCAACACGGCCATCGCGCGGGCGTTGGTGGTGAGCGACGGCGCGGTCGAGAAGCACGTCCGGAACATCTTCACGAAGCTTCAGCTACCGCCGGACGAGGAGCAGCACCGCCGGGTGCTGGCGGTGCTCGCGTACCTGCGCAACTGAGCGACCCGGCGCGGGCGGCGCAGCCAGCGGATCAGCGCGGCCAGCGCGGCCAGCGCGGCCAGCGGATCAGTTCAGCAGTGGGATCGGTGCGGCCGGTGGGATCGGCGGGGGCAGCGGGGGTCAGTTCAGCGCCGACGCCAGCCGGACGGCCTCGGTCAGCGAGTCGGCCACCGGCAGGCCGGAGGCGCGCAGCCGGTCCGGGTCGGTGAAGCCGCCGGTGTAGAGCACGCAGCGGGCGCCGACCGACTCGGCCGCGTCGGCGTCGTCGATCGAGTCGCCGATCAGCACGGTCACCGCGCCGTCGACCTCCAGCGCCGCGAGGTGCCGGGCCAGGTGTTCGGCCTTCCGGTCGCCGCCGACCGTGCCGCGCAGGCCGTCCACCCGGCGGAACATCCCGGTCAGCCCGTACGTCTCGACGGCCGGCACCAGCTCGTCGTGGAACCACATGGACAGCAGCGACTGCGAGCCGGCCCAGGACCGGATCGCGCCGGCCGCGTCGCCGGCCAGCCGGCAGCCGGCCATGCCGACCCGGTACGCGTCGTGGAAGATCTTGTCGAGTCGTTCGAACTCGGCCGCGTCCACCGCACGCCCCAGCACCTCGGCGTAGTAGTCCGCGATCGGGCGGCGGAACCGGATCCGGTGCTGCTCGGCGGAGACGGTCAGCCCACCGACGCTGGTGAACACCGCGTTCGTGGACTCGACCACCAGGGCGAGGTCGTTCAGCAGGGTGCCGTTCCAGTCCCAGACCAGGTGGGTGCGTACGCGAGCCATGGCCGCACCCTACGCCCGCCGACCGACATGCCGGCCGTACCGTCCGCCCGGGGACTCATGCCGCCAGATCGCGCAGCAGCCGGTCCTCCTCGACCCGCCAGTAGCCGTGCTCGCGCCCGTCCAGCAGCACCACCGGCAGCCGGTCGCCGTAGTCGCGTTCCAGTTCCAGGTCGCCGGTGACGTCCACCTCGACCCACCGGTCACCGGTCACCGCCACCACCCGGCCGATCGCCTCCCGGGCGACCTCGCAGAGGTGGCAGCCGGGCCGGGTGATCAGTGTGAGTCGCGGCGGCGGCGCCGCGGCGGCGCCGGGTTCCTCGGTTGCGGAAGGCACGGTGGCCGAGTCTGGCACGGCGGCGAGCACCGGGCCAACAGGAATGCCGAGAATTGAAAGAGATTCATTCTTTCTCGGCAATTTGCACGTGATCCAGGGGCATCCGCTCTCGACGCGATCCGACCCCGGCGGTACCGTCGACGGGACCGCCAAGGGGGCCGACCGGCCCAGCGCCCAGGCACCTCCAACGACAGTTCCGACACGCCGAGGAAAACCTTCCAGCCTCGGCGTTTCCTGCTGCCGGGGGCCAGCGCAACCGCTCAGCCTCGCAATTGTCCGGCATCCGACAACGCACAAAGTGTGCGAGGTCAATGTGCCGTCCTGGGAAATACTTTGGCCCTGTGTAACGGAGCTGCCACATATGGGTGACGTTGGCCCTATCATCACTCGGGTCGGCTCACCCGTTTTGCCGTGAGTCGACACCCCTCAGCCCGAGGAGGCCGCCGTGCCTGTCAGCGCATCGGACCCGCACCTCATGGGTGCGCGTCATCTCCACCCGCGCTCGCACCCCATCACGCGGCACGTCCGCCCGGGACGCCATCGCATCACCGCCACCAATGGGACCCGAGGGTCCGCCCTGTCCGGGCGCGGCCGGGTTGGGGAGGGCAAGTGACTGCACACGTCTATCCGCAGGGTCCGGCCGGCCGCGATCAACGCGCGCCGCAGGGCAACGAGGGGCTGGCACAGCTGCGCACCTCCGCCACCGACATGGTCGGTGCGGCGGCGCGCGGCGGAGCCCGTCGGACCCAGAACCGTCCACATCACAACGAGACGCCCTCGCGGCACGTGCCCGCCGGCAACAAGCCGCTGGGCAACGGCCGCCTGGTCACGCCCGCCCGGCCGGGAACGCCGGCGCAACCGGTGCCGGGCCAGCACCGCCCGGCCGGTACGCCCCCGGTCGACGGCTCGAACACCGACACCACGATTCTGCCGGTCATCCCCGAGCAGCCGCAGGCCGACTCGCCGAGGCCGGCCACCGGCTACCCGTCCCGACCGGACCCGTCCGACCCGGCCACCGAGGTGTGGGCCCTGGTCGAACGGGCGCAGGCCGGCGAGACGGAGGCGTTCGGCCTCATCTACGACCGGTACGTCGACACCGTGTTCCGGTTCGTCTACTTCCGGGTCGGCAACCGCCAGCTCGCCGAGGACCTCACCTCCGACACGTTCCTGCGCGCCCTCAAGCGGATCGGCAGCTTCACCTGGCAGGGCCGTGACCTCGGCGCCTGGCTGGTGACCATCGCCCGCAACCTGGTCGCCGACCACTTCAAGTCCGGCCGGTACCGGCTGGAGGTCACCACGGGCGACGTCCTCGACGCCGACCGGGAGGACCGCGGCCCGGAGGGCAGCCCGGAGGCGGCGGTGGTGGAGCACATCACGAACGTCGCCCTGCTGTCCGCGGTCAAGAAGCTGAATCCCGAGCAGCAGGAGTGCATCGTGCTGCGGTTCCTCCAGGGCTTCTCGGTGGCCGAGACCGCCCGGGCGATGGGCAAGAACGAGGGCGCGATCAAGGCACTCCAGTACCGCGCCGTTCGTGCCCTGGCCCGGCTGCTTCCGGACGGCTTCCAGCCGTAGGACCGGCGGGCGGCACCTCACCCTTTCGCCCGACATGTTGACCGGCCCGTAACCGGTACGGTTCACCGTCCGTTTGTCCGGGTGCGACCGGCGGTTGCCCCACCTTCGCCGGAGCCGGCGGGCCGGCCCACCGGCCCACTCCCGCGACGTCTCCGGAATCGGTACCCGTCGCCGCGTCGCAAAACGGCCGAAGTGGGTTGCCGATCACGTGGCCGTGATCAGCGGAGGGAGGTGCGGCATGGCGAATCCGGTTACCGAGCGTCGACACGCCGAGCGCTTCGCACAGCTTGTCGATGAGCC is a genomic window containing:
- a CDS encoding HAD family hydrolase; this translates as MARVRTHLVWDWNGTLLNDLALVVESTNAVFTSVGGLTVSAEQHRIRFRRPIADYYAEVLGRAVDAAEFERLDKIFHDAYRVGMAGCRLAGDAAGAIRSWAGSQSLLSMWFHDELVPAVETYGLTGMFRRVDGLRGTVGGDRKAEHLARHLAALEVDGAVTVLIGDSIDDADAAESVGARCVLYTGGFTDPDRLRASGLPVADSLTEAVRLASALN
- a CDS encoding glutaredoxin family protein — its product is MPSATEEPGAAAAPPPRLTLITRPGCHLCEVAREAIGRVVAVTGDRWVEVDVTGDLELERDYGDRLPVVLLDGREHGYWRVEEDRLLRDLAA
- a CDS encoding ECF subfamily RNA polymerase sigma factor, BldN family, which encodes MTAHVYPQGPAGRDQRAPQGNEGLAQLRTSATDMVGAAARGGARRTQNRPHHNETPSRHVPAGNKPLGNGRLVTPARPGTPAQPVPGQHRPAGTPPVDGSNTDTTILPVIPEQPQADSPRPATGYPSRPDPSDPATEVWALVERAQAGETEAFGLIYDRYVDTVFRFVYFRVGNRQLAEDLTSDTFLRALKRIGSFTWQGRDLGAWLVTIARNLVADHFKSGRYRLEVTTGDVLDADREDRGPEGSPEAAVVEHITNVALLSAVKKLNPEQQECIVLRFLQGFSVAETARAMGKNEGAIKALQYRAVRALARLLPDGFQP